The proteins below come from a single Tenuifilum thalassicum genomic window:
- a CDS encoding ATP-binding protein: MKGQPISKVVLSCRVLFILLMLLLSLRNSAQTSLPDTLVFGSDSNFPPFEYIDENGNPNGFNIDLIKAIAQKEGFFVKIKLGVWSDIKREFEEAGTIHISDMFYTKKRDSIVDYAIPHMVTYEEIYIRKGTKGIYTLEDLAGKRVAALNASTIQEFLRENYPSIKLVPAKDEPYALKLLIEKKVDAALLSHIIDKESIKEYTDSVIIVGKVFPREYSFVVKEGNLLLLNKINRGIIQLKESGEFDRIYKRWFPLTISSWFYKNRYIIALIVFASISTVLFFIILLQNLVKLRTKELEYYNSRLKLISSLNVARIGKQSAIEQTYEMIQKFKSAFNIDSVVVRVLENNKLKVFTKYNLTDEIPEEIDIKNYAVNDILVLKSPISFTKKQLKEKGIIPTGYSIDVLKFENLAIIPLLADERVIGTLEVCSKNPKWHFTTIDLEHLQIVAGHVAISIENIRLFEENEKQKERLLEQIAVREKIEKEIKELNQQLEQRILERTAELQQANRELEEFAYSISHDLKAPLRSILGFSEIIASRYEDSLNSEALKYFNYIIVASNNMTNLINDLLRFARLSKNEIMKQKIDLNIFIETVLKDLETDIKKKNAQIVVENNLPAVNADTSLLKQIFLNLIINAITYNREGETPIVTISAKEEVDSIIISINDNGIGIPTEYHEKIFNIFQRLHSQSEFPGTGIGLAIVKKAVAKLGGKIWLESEVGKGTTFYISFPKL, from the coding sequence ATGAAAGGGCAACCAATATCAAAAGTAGTTTTAAGCTGCCGAGTTCTTTTCATTCTGCTAATGCTATTGCTTTCACTAAGAAACTCAGCCCAAACATCGCTACCCGACACCCTGGTGTTTGGGAGCGATTCCAACTTTCCTCCATTTGAATATATTGACGAGAATGGCAATCCAAACGGCTTCAACATCGATCTTATTAAAGCTATAGCACAAAAGGAGGGCTTTTTCGTTAAAATCAAGCTAGGAGTATGGTCAGATATTAAGCGGGAATTTGAGGAGGCTGGCACCATCCACATTTCCGACATGTTCTATACAAAAAAACGGGATAGTATTGTTGATTACGCCATTCCTCATATGGTTACATACGAGGAAATATACATTCGCAAAGGGACAAAAGGCATATATACTTTAGAGGATTTGGCTGGTAAAAGAGTTGCAGCACTTAATGCATCAACAATACAAGAATTTTTAAGGGAGAACTACCCTTCTATTAAGCTAGTTCCCGCAAAAGATGAACCTTATGCTCTAAAGCTACTTATAGAAAAGAAGGTCGATGCCGCGTTGCTTTCGCATATTATCGATAAGGAGTCAATAAAAGAGTACACTGACTCTGTGATTATTGTTGGAAAAGTTTTTCCGCGAGAATACTCCTTTGTTGTGAAAGAAGGAAACCTGCTGCTTTTAAATAAAATAAACCGTGGTATTATTCAGCTAAAGGAAAGCGGAGAGTTTGATAGGATTTATAAAAGATGGTTTCCATTAACTATTAGCTCGTGGTTCTACAAAAACCGATACATAATCGCTTTAATAGTATTTGCTTCTATTTCAACAGTGCTATTTTTTATCATCTTACTTCAAAATCTTGTAAAACTCCGAACTAAAGAACTAGAGTATTACAATTCAAGGCTAAAACTAATATCGAGCCTTAACGTTGCAAGGATAGGAAAGCAATCGGCAATAGAGCAAACCTATGAGATGATTCAAAAATTTAAGAGCGCATTCAATATTGATTCTGTTGTTGTACGTGTTCTGGAAAACAATAAGCTAAAAGTTTTTACCAAATATAACCTTACTGATGAGATTCCAGAAGAAATAGACATTAAGAATTATGCAGTTAATGATATATTAGTATTAAAAAGCCCCATTTCATTTACAAAAAAGCAGCTAAAAGAAAAAGGCATAATTCCAACTGGTTACAGCATTGATGTACTTAAATTTGAAAACCTTGCAATTATTCCACTTTTAGCTGATGAACGAGTGATAGGTACTCTTGAGGTTTGTTCTAAAAATCCTAAATGGCACTTTACGACTATCGACCTAGAGCATCTGCAGATTGTAGCTGGGCATGTAGCTATTTCAATTGAAAATATTCGCCTCTTTGAAGAGAACGAGAAGCAGAAAGAAAGGTTATTAGAACAAATAGCTGTAAGGGAAAAGATTGAAAAAGAGATAAAAGAGCTAAACCAACAGCTGGAACAGCGTATTCTTGAACGTACAGCAGAACTACAACAGGCCAATAGGGAACTTGAAGAGTTTGCCTACTCCATTTCGCACGATTTAAAAGCTCCTTTGCGTTCTATTTTAGGTTTCTCAGAGATAATTGCAAGCCGTTACGAGGATAGTTTAAATAGCGAAGCCCTTAAATACTTTAACTACATTATAGTTGCAAGTAACAACATGACTAACCTTATTAACGACTTGCTTCGATTTGCACGCCTTTCGAAAAATGAAATAATGAAGCAAAAGATTGACTTAAATATCTTCATTGAAACAGTTTTAAAAGACCTAGAAACAGATATAAAAAAGAAAAATGCACAAATAGTAGTAGAAAACAACCTGCCTGCTGTTAATGCCGACACATCGCTCCTTAAACAAATCTTCTTAAATCTTATAATAAACGCCATAACCTATAACCGAGAAGGGGAAACTCCAATTGTAACTATTTCTGCTAAAGAAGAGGTGGATAGCATTATAATTTCAATCAACGATAATGGTATTGGAATTCCGACAGAATACCACGAAAAGATTTTTAATATCTTTCAACGATTACACTCACAATCAGAATTCCCTGGGACTGGAATTGGACTAGCAATTGTTAAAAAAGCTGTAGCAAAATTAGGAGGAAAAATATGGCTAGAATCTGAGGTTGGGAAAGGTACTACATTTTATATCTCTTTTCCAAAGCTTTAG
- a CDS encoding Crp/Fnr family transcriptional regulator → MKTNGCVKSDLPVSCFNLITQEQWEALSAGRKVISFKKGELLIKKGMAPNQVIFITEGFVLKYIETDEDRAVNVDILREGDFIGIQSVLGVTSCNYSYKALTNITACVINTALLKSLLETNSNLALRLLKRAAEDENALMEFHARLTYKQMAGRLALTLLFLTENRLRDINIFRLLTRKDIANFAGISHINTTKILKEFEREGVIKLVEKDIYIANREMLKRYALIG, encoded by the coding sequence ATGAAAACAAATGGATGTGTAAAATCCGACTTACCCGTTTCATGCTTTAACCTGATAACTCAGGAGCAATGGGAAGCCCTTTCTGCTGGGCGCAAAGTAATTTCTTTTAAAAAGGGAGAGCTGCTTATCAAAAAAGGGATGGCTCCTAACCAGGTAATATTTATTACAGAAGGCTTTGTACTAAAATACATAGAGACAGATGAAGACAGAGCCGTTAATGTTGATATTCTTAGAGAAGGTGATTTTATAGGAATTCAAAGCGTTTTGGGAGTTACCAGCTGTAACTATTCCTATAAAGCCTTAACCAATATTACCGCTTGCGTTATTAATACTGCCCTGCTAAAATCGTTACTTGAAACTAACTCAAATTTGGCACTAAGATTACTTAAAAGAGCCGCCGAAGACGAGAACGCACTCATGGAATTTCATGCCCGGCTAACCTATAAGCAAATGGCCGGCCGACTCGCCTTGACACTCCTTTTTTTAACTGAAAATCGATTAAGGGATATAAATATTTTCCGACTACTCACCCGTAAGGACATTGCTAACTTCGCAGGAATTTCCCACATAAATACCACAAAAATTCTTAAAGAGTTCGAACGTGAAGGAGTAATTAAGCTGGTTGAGAAGGACATTTATATTGCCAATAGAGAAATGCTAAAGCGATATGCCCTTATCGGATAA
- a CDS encoding OsmC family protein, whose translation MKHIVDTEYKDGMAFVSKVNGHDIVIDAVAEVGGQNLGPRPKELMLAALGGCTGMDVISILKKMRVEVDYFNVKVEAEMTEEHPKHYNAMHIIYQFKGKDLPLDKLEKAINLSQERYCGVSFVYRKAMKLTHEIQILN comes from the coding sequence ATGAAACATATAGTTGATACCGAATATAAGGATGGGATGGCCTTTGTTTCAAAGGTGAATGGCCACGATATTGTAATAGATGCGGTAGCCGAAGTTGGTGGCCAAAATCTTGGCCCACGTCCTAAGGAACTTATGCTAGCCGCACTTGGTGGCTGCACTGGAATGGATGTGATTTCCATTCTTAAAAAGATGCGCGTTGAGGTTGATTACTTCAACGTTAAGGTTGAAGCAGAAATGACCGAGGAGCACCCTAAACATTACAATGCCATGCATATTATTTACCAGTTTAAGGGTAAGGATTTGCCTTTGGATAAGCTGGAAAAGGCAATAAACCTCTCACAGGAAAGGTACTGCGGTGTATCGTTTGTTTACCGTAAGGCAATGAAACTAACTCACGAAATTCAAATATTAAACTAA
- a CDS encoding YbbN family protein, giving the protein MTLDTNLTHIASADEWKKILEENENVMICCGRMGPMCIPVYGIMEELEDEYKHVKFADMLFDLPDAAVIRNAPEAKGFMGLPFTMYYKNGKVVKATSSIQSMEQVRAILDEQFGKPQN; this is encoded by the coding sequence ATGACACTAGACACAAATTTAACCCACATTGCATCGGCAGATGAGTGGAAGAAGATTCTAGAAGAGAATGAGAATGTAATGATTTGCTGTGGACGAATGGGCCCTATGTGTATTCCAGTTTATGGCATCATGGAGGAGCTCGAAGATGAGTATAAGCATGTGAAATTTGCCGACATGCTATTCGACCTTCCCGATGCAGCAGTCATTAGAAATGCTCCTGAAGCTAAAGGTTTTATGGGACTTCCTTTTACCATGTATTACAAGAATGGGAAGGTGGTAAAGGCAACCAGCAGCATTCAAAGCATGGAGCAGGTTCGTGCCATACTTGATGAACAGTTTGGTAAACCACAAAACTAA
- a CDS encoding NAD(P)/FAD-dependent oxidoreductase, with product MTQSNHYDAIVIGAGPAGLTAGIYLSRAKLNTLILNHGTVGGQLVLTHEIANYPGVEPTSGYKLASTMKKQAQSFGAVIKTISQIPQISVDGSLKVVKVGDTSYTASALILTPGGTPRMLGVKGELDFKGQGISYCATCDGEFFTGKEIIVVGGGNSALEEAVSLSKYASKVTIVHQFDHFQAFPAYVEEAKANPKINFIMETLVEEFVGDGKLERVLLHDKKTGERKWFNTEGAFIFIGYQPNTEFLKGLIDLNERDEIVVDADMQTSVAGIFAAGDSIAKRYRQVTTAVGEATIAALAAANHVFELKRTEKVTA from the coding sequence ATGACTCAAAGTAACCATTACGATGCTATTGTAATTGGTGCTGGGCCTGCCGGTTTAACGGCAGGCATTTACCTTTCAAGGGCTAAGCTAAATACTCTTATCCTTAACCATGGTACCGTTGGCGGGCAACTTGTATTAACCCATGAGATAGCTAACTATCCTGGCGTTGAACCAACAAGTGGTTACAAGCTGGCTTCAACTATGAAAAAACAGGCCCAATCGTTCGGTGCTGTTATTAAGACTATCTCGCAGATACCCCAAATTTCAGTTGATGGTAGCTTAAAGGTTGTTAAGGTGGGCGATACAAGTTATACCGCAAGCGCGCTAATCCTTACACCCGGTGGAACACCACGTATGCTCGGAGTTAAAGGTGAGCTGGATTTTAAAGGTCAGGGTATCTCGTATTGTGCAACATGCGATGGTGAGTTCTTTACAGGTAAGGAGATTATAGTAGTTGGAGGTGGAAACTCAGCTTTAGAGGAAGCTGTTTCACTTAGCAAGTACGCTTCAAAGGTAACAATTGTGCACCAATTTGACCATTTTCAAGCATTCCCGGCTTATGTTGAGGAGGCTAAAGCTAATCCTAAGATCAATTTTATCATGGAAACCCTTGTTGAGGAGTTTGTTGGTGATGGGAAATTGGAGAGAGTACTGTTGCACGATAAGAAAACTGGTGAACGAAAATGGTTTAACACCGAGGGAGCATTTATATTTATTGGATATCAGCCAAACACTGAGTTTCTAAAGGGCTTGATAGACCTAAACGAGAGGGATGAAATTGTAGTGGATGCTGATATGCAAACATCTGTAGCAGGTATTTTTGCAGCTGGCGATTCCATTGCAAAGCGTTACCGTCAAGTTACTACAGCTGTTGGTGAAGCTACAATTGCTGCACTTGCTGCCGCAAACCATGTTTTTGAGTTGAAACGAACCGAAAAAGTTACAGCATGA
- the trxA gene encoding thioredoxin: MSTWLIILLAFIALLVIMFAYGYYKMKNVENIPTSQNIIHLTDKNFANITRNGVTIVDFWAEWCTPCKMLVPVMNEIADELKGQVKVGKLNVETSRQVAARYNIRNIPTVIIFKNGKEVKRLVGVKPKNTYLKELKSI, from the coding sequence ATGAGTACCTGGTTAATCATTCTTCTTGCTTTTATAGCACTTTTGGTAATCATGTTTGCATATGGTTACTATAAAATGAAAAATGTTGAGAATATTCCAACTAGCCAAAACATCATTCATTTGACCGATAAGAACTTTGCAAATATCACACGAAATGGCGTAACCATTGTTGACTTTTGGGCTGAGTGGTGTACTCCCTGTAAGATGCTTGTCCCGGTAATGAACGAGATTGCCGACGAATTAAAAGGTCAGGTGAAGGTTGGAAAACTCAACGTGGAGACATCGCGACAGGTTGCAGCAAGGTACAATATCCGGAATATTCCAACGGTTATCATTTTTAAGAATGGTAAAGAGGTTAAGCGTTTGGTTGGAGTGAAACCCAAAAATACTTATCTTAAGGAACTTAAGTCGATTTAA
- a CDS encoding threonyl-tRNA synthetase editing domain-containing protein, with protein sequence MKALFLYCKTFGYNPTTRTLDFVPEAKEPKEFSDIQVAFIQAEKEDEERMADVEKKLVKNIKWVCGKNGVKKVILHSFAHLSESKADPEFTLKLFENVEKRLKSVDYEVYQTPFGHFLDLKLDAPGHSLARVFKDI encoded by the coding sequence ATGAAAGCACTTTTTTTGTATTGCAAAACATTCGGCTACAACCCAACAACCAGGACACTAGATTTTGTACCTGAGGCAAAAGAGCCAAAAGAATTTTCCGATATTCAGGTTGCATTTATTCAGGCTGAGAAAGAGGATGAGGAACGTATGGCCGATGTTGAAAAGAAGCTGGTTAAAAATATTAAGTGGGTATGCGGTAAAAATGGGGTAAAAAAAGTTATCCTACACTCCTTTGCTCACCTTTCCGAAAGTAAAGCTGACCCAGAATTTACCCTTAAACTATTTGAAAACGTTGAAAAAAGGCTTAAATCGGTAGACTATGAGGTGTACCAAACTCCATTTGGGCACTTCTTAGATTTAAAACTCGATGCACCAGGCCATTCGTTAGCTCGCGTTTTTAAGGATATTTAG
- a CDS encoding LTA synthase family protein yields MKNRIYFGIKYFIFWVLLFALYRIIFLLYQFNFLKTISFSDFVSIIIRGAWMDASLAGYILMLTFVVFSILFLVKSKIINVVLNSLTILFLTLINTIAIGDLELYRNWGFRIDATPLLYLKTPKEAMASLKTYMLFLFLLLIVATIYLSYRAYKKWVAKELNDIAPLKLWHIPITLFIAATMIIPIRGGFGIAPMNPGKVYFSQNNFCNHAALNPVWNMMYSISKSGAMNKVYPIKIDKGVAEKRFDEMIKTDSTIQVLNTTKPNILLILLEGFGGKIVEPLGGLPNVTPNLNRFCNEGILFKRTVASGDRSDKGIIAVLAGFPAQPTQSVIKYPTKSRKLATIGGVLHDNGYTNTFYYGGDPDFANIRSFLFHAKFQRLVTQDDFPKSYRNSKWGVHDEHVFNYLLNDLDTAKGPFFKMFFTLSSHEPFEIPAKRKFRGNNELEQYLSSAYYTDSCLGDFISKARAKEWYKNTLIILIADHGHRQPGNHPNHEPKKYGIPMVWLGGALAQKSMVVDKTCSQIDLAATLLSQLNLPHASFPLSKNVLSNKYTPFAYFAFNEGYGFINQTDTLVYDLVGQKYLYEKGSSLDQTKTDAWAFFNAYQEIFKGL; encoded by the coding sequence ATGAAGAATCGAATTTACTTTGGAATTAAATATTTTATTTTCTGGGTTTTACTTTTTGCCTTATATAGAATTATTTTTCTTCTATATCAGTTCAACTTTTTAAAAACGATATCTTTCTCTGATTTTGTTTCCATTATAATTAGAGGTGCATGGATGGATGCCTCATTAGCGGGTTATATTCTAATGCTAACATTTGTTGTGTTTAGTATTCTATTCCTTGTAAAATCAAAAATAATTAATGTCGTTTTAAACTCACTAACAATTTTGTTTCTTACACTTATAAATACCATTGCAATTGGCGACTTGGAGCTATACCGAAATTGGGGATTTCGTATTGATGCAACTCCACTTCTCTACCTTAAAACACCTAAAGAGGCTATGGCCTCGCTCAAAACATACATGTTATTTCTCTTCTTGCTACTAATTGTAGCCACTATTTATCTAAGCTATCGTGCTTATAAAAAATGGGTTGCCAAAGAGTTAAACGATATAGCACCATTAAAACTTTGGCATATTCCCATTACACTGTTTATTGCAGCAACAATGATTATTCCTATCCGTGGTGGATTTGGAATTGCTCCCATGAATCCAGGTAAAGTTTATTTCAGCCAAAATAATTTTTGCAATCATGCCGCTCTTAATCCGGTTTGGAACATGATGTACTCCATAAGCAAAAGTGGTGCAATGAATAAGGTGTACCCCATAAAAATTGATAAGGGAGTTGCCGAAAAGCGGTTTGATGAAATGATAAAAACCGATAGCACGATACAAGTCCTTAATACAACAAAACCCAACATTCTCCTTATACTATTGGAAGGTTTTGGCGGTAAGATTGTAGAGCCATTAGGCGGGCTACCTAATGTTACACCAAATCTGAACCGATTCTGCAACGAAGGAATCCTTTTCAAAAGAACAGTTGCAAGCGGTGATAGAAGCGATAAAGGGATTATAGCTGTATTAGCAGGCTTTCCAGCACAACCCACCCAATCGGTTATTAAATACCCCACAAAATCGCGAAAGTTAGCTACCATTGGAGGAGTTCTACACGATAATGGGTATACAAACACCTTTTACTATGGTGGCGACCCCGATTTCGCCAACATCCGCTCATTCCTTTTCCATGCCAAATTCCAACGACTTGTTACCCAAGATGATTTCCCTAAAAGTTACCGAAACTCAAAATGGGGAGTACACGATGAACACGTTTTCAACTACTTGCTCAACGATTTGGATACAGCAAAGGGACCGTTCTTTAAAATGTTCTTTACCCTTAGCAGCCATGAACCTTTTGAAATTCCAGCAAAACGCAAATTCAGGGGCAATAATGAACTAGAACAGTACCTAAGTTCAGCCTATTATACCGATAGCTGTTTGGGCGATTTCATTTCAAAAGCAAGAGCAAAAGAATGGTATAAAAACACACTAATAATACTCATTGCCGACCACGGACATCGCCAACCAGGTAATCATCCCAACCATGAACCAAAAAAATATGGCATTCCCATGGTTTGGCTTGGAGGCGCGCTAGCGCAAAAATCAATGGTTGTAGATAAAACCTGCTCGCAAATCGATTTGGCAGCCACACTTCTTTCGCAGCTCAATTTACCACACGCCAGCTTCCCCCTTTCTAAAAATGTTCTCTCCAACAAGTACACACCATTTGCCTATTTTGCTTTCAATGAGGGTTATGGATTTATTAACCAAACCGATACACTGGTTTATGACCTTGTAGGTCAAAAATACCTTTACGAAAAAGGCTCAAGCCTTGATCAAACCAAAACCGACGCCTGGGCATTTTTTAATGCTTACCAGGAGATTTTTAAAGGATTGTGA
- a CDS encoding isoaspartyl peptidase/L-asparaginase family protein has product MYKIIKIVLLAIVLNVQNIYSQNWSIAIHGGAGNMKPEHFTKEQLDEYKTELNKALSIGVAILKSGGSSLDAVEQVARYLEDCPLFNAGKGAVFTHEGRNELDAAIMDGKTLNAGAVAGVRNVKNPISLARKVMEASPHVMLSGSGASEFAREQGLEIVDSSYFFTKSRWESLQRVLSKEKMGTIGCVALDTHGNLAAATSTGGMTNKRWGRIGDSPIIGAGTYANNATCAVSATGHGEYFIRYTVAHDISALMEYQNLSLNAAAERVVMGKLLNAGGFGGIIAVDKMGNICTLMNTTGMFRAFASSKGLKGCEVF; this is encoded by the coding sequence ATGTATAAGATTATTAAGATAGTTCTTTTAGCTATAGTTCTGAATGTACAGAATATCTACTCGCAAAATTGGAGTATAGCCATTCATGGTGGTGCTGGAAACATGAAACCCGAGCATTTTACTAAGGAACAGCTCGATGAGTATAAAACTGAGCTGAACAAAGCGTTAAGCATAGGTGTTGCTATTCTAAAGTCTGGGGGTAGTAGTCTCGATGCAGTGGAGCAGGTAGCTCGATATCTTGAGGATTGTCCGTTATTTAATGCGGGAAAGGGAGCTGTGTTTACTCATGAAGGAAGGAATGAGTTGGATGCGGCCATTATGGATGGAAAAACACTTAATGCAGGTGCTGTGGCAGGCGTTAGAAATGTGAAAAATCCTATTTCCTTGGCTCGTAAGGTTATGGAGGCATCACCTCATGTTATGCTCTCTGGAAGCGGTGCCTCGGAATTTGCTAGAGAACAAGGCCTAGAGATAGTTGATAGTAGCTATTTTTTTACTAAAAGCAGGTGGGAGTCGTTACAAAGAGTTCTTTCCAAGGAAAAAATGGGGACCATTGGATGTGTAGCGCTTGATACCCATGGGAACCTGGCTGCAGCGACTTCAACTGGCGGTATGACAAATAAGCGATGGGGACGAATTGGGGATTCGCCCATTATTGGGGCAGGTACCTATGCCAATAATGCAACATGTGCAGTCTCTGCAACTGGACATGGCGAGTATTTTATTCGTTACACAGTTGCTCATGACATTTCAGCTCTTATGGAGTATCAAAATCTTTCGTTAAATGCTGCTGCTGAGAGGGTTGTTATGGGTAAACTTTTAAACGCTGGCGGTTTTGGTGGTATTATTGCTGTTGATAAGATGGGAAATATTTGTACCCTAATGAACACAACTGGCATGTTTCGCGCTTTTGCTTCTTCAAAGGGACTTAAAGGATGTGAGGTTTTTTAA
- a CDS encoding alanine racemase, with amino-acid sequence MISDYPFLLVDIERCERNIADMAIKAKNAKLSFRPHFKTHQSRAIGRLFKKYGVDKITVSSIGMAEYFASDGWCDITIAFPFIPHTAERVNALAEKINLNLIFSSPRNLLAALDVISAKIGVFIEIDVGQNRSGILPEDTRTQALMLNLIADKSNFSFKGFLTHAGHSYSARGKSEIEKIHTEALTRLAKLRAFWKEQYPDIIISYGDTPTCSVADDFWGISEIRPGNFVFYDTMQLGIGSCNVSQIAAALIVPVVDVYPEKQKLIVHGGAVHLSKEKTAINGIDCYGLVSRFNNKVWDEPTPGAYVKSLSQEHGIIQYENGSLDDLKPGDLLAILPVHSCLTVDSMGAMYDFDGNVYDVLSKNNNHEA; translated from the coding sequence ATGATTAGTGATTATCCCTTCTTACTAGTCGATATTGAGAGATGTGAAAGAAATATAGCGGATATGGCCATTAAGGCCAAGAATGCAAAGCTGAGTTTTAGGCCGCATTTTAAAACACACCAAAGCAGAGCTATAGGGCGTCTTTTTAAAAAATACGGGGTCGATAAGATAACCGTTTCATCTATAGGTATGGCTGAATACTTTGCTAGTGATGGTTGGTGTGATATAACCATTGCATTCCCATTTATCCCTCATACGGCTGAGAGAGTAAACGCTTTAGCTGAAAAAATCAACCTAAACCTAATTTTTTCCTCTCCGCGAAATCTTTTGGCTGCGCTCGATGTGATTAGTGCAAAAATTGGTGTTTTTATTGAGATAGATGTTGGTCAGAACCGGTCGGGTATTCTGCCTGAGGATACGCGCACCCAAGCGTTGATGCTTAATTTGATTGCTGATAAATCAAATTTCTCTTTCAAAGGATTTTTAACACATGCTGGACATTCTTATAGCGCTAGAGGTAAAAGTGAGATAGAGAAGATTCACACCGAGGCATTAACCCGTTTGGCTAAGCTACGTGCCTTTTGGAAGGAGCAATATCCAGACATAATTATCTCATATGGGGATACACCAACATGCTCCGTTGCAGATGATTTCTGGGGAATAAGCGAAATTCGTCCTGGTAACTTTGTCTTTTACGATACGATGCAGCTTGGAATAGGTTCTTGCAATGTATCGCAAATAGCGGCAGCACTTATTGTGCCTGTTGTAGATGTGTACCCCGAAAAACAAAAGCTGATTGTTCATGGGGGAGCTGTTCATCTCTCAAAAGAGAAAACAGCTATTAATGGTATCGACTGTTATGGATTAGTTTCGCGTTTTAACAACAAAGTATGGGACGAGCCTACACCTGGTGCCTATGTGAAATCATTAAGCCAAGAGCATGGAATAATTCAATATGAGAATGGCAGTTTGGATGACTTAAAACCAGGCGACCTCCTAGCCATTCTTCCAGTACATAGCTGTTTGACCGTTGATAGTATGGGAGCAATGTACGATTTTGATGGTAATGTATATGATGTCCTTTCTAAAAATAATAATCATGAGGCGTAG
- a CDS encoding M64 family metallopeptidase: protein MRRSFLFITILFVAFSAYSQTDDGKIDFDKYFQNKTMRVDYLHSGTWNTETFSLFGVKNDGEWGGRVEVLNDPYNLGLYAFDIVDDETGKVLYTQGFCSVFGEWQTIKEARETNKTFEESIRFPWPKNRFRLVMRKRDSTNTFKIVWTETIDPENYSKTKHVSPSVKVRYLLKNGKPTQKVDIAILADGYSVNDTANFTKDAERFVREFFSVEPFKSRKSDFNVVGIYTISPTSGIRLQRDNFYPSNILGSSYYTFGIERYVLTEREWTVRDFASAAPYDFLVILLNSNKYGGGGIYNLYITASAKSISSGYVMVHEMGHHIAGLADEYYTSEVAYQVSPPKYEPWEFNVTALLDSDNLKWKNLVDQGTPIPTPWEKEEYEASGRLNKNDKFFGKVGAFEGASYLSKGMYRPEIDCIMFSHSKKFCKVCNNGLNCVIDLYVSGN from the coding sequence ATGAGGCGTAGTTTTTTATTCATAACAATACTATTTGTTGCATTTTCTGCTTACAGTCAGACTGATGATGGAAAGATAGATTTTGACAAGTATTTTCAAAATAAGACCATGAGGGTTGACTATCTTCATTCAGGCACATGGAATACTGAAACATTTAGCCTTTTTGGAGTTAAGAACGATGGTGAATGGGGCGGGCGTGTTGAAGTTTTGAATGACCCTTATAATTTAGGCCTTTATGCCTTTGATATTGTTGATGACGAGACTGGTAAGGTGCTTTATACCCAAGGTTTCTGTAGTGTGTTTGGTGAGTGGCAAACCATAAAAGAAGCACGTGAAACGAATAAAACCTTTGAGGAGAGTATTCGTTTTCCATGGCCTAAGAACAGGTTTCGTTTGGTTATGCGAAAGCGCGATAGTACAAATACTTTTAAGATAGTTTGGACGGAAACCATTGACCCCGAGAACTACTCAAAAACCAAACATGTTTCCCCTAGTGTAAAAGTGCGATACTTGCTAAAAAATGGTAAGCCAACCCAAAAGGTTGATATAGCAATTCTTGCTGATGGTTACTCAGTTAACGATACCGCTAATTTCACTAAAGATGCCGAACGTTTTGTGAGAGAGTTTTTCTCCGTAGAACCTTTTAAGAGCAGAAAGTCAGACTTTAATGTTGTAGGTATTTATACCATATCTCCAACAAGCGGCATAAGGCTTCAACGCGATAACTTTTACCCCTCAAATATTTTAGGTTCATCATATTATACTTTTGGTATTGAGAGGTATGTACTTACAGAGAGGGAGTGGACTGTTAGAGATTTTGCTTCGGCAGCACCCTATGATTTTCTTGTCATACTTCTAAATTCTAATAAGTATGGTGGTGGAGGAATTTATAATTTATACATAACCGCATCGGCAAAATCTATTAGCTCTGGATATGTAATGGTCCATGAGATGGGACATCATATTGCGGGTCTTGCCGATGAATACTACACAAGCGAAGTTGCCTATCAGGTTTCGCCACCCAAATATGAGCCTTGGGAATTCAACGTTACCGCACTCCTAGATTCCGATAACCTTAAATGGAAAAACCTGGTTGACCAGGGTACTCCTATCCCAACACCATGGGAAAAGGAAGAGTATGAGGCAAGTGGCAGGCTCAATAAAAACGACAAGTTTTTTGGAAAGGTGGGGGCTTTTGAGGGAGCTAGCTATTTAAGTAAAGGAATGTACAGGCCAGAGATTGATTGTATTATGTTTTCACATTCTAAAAAATTCTGTAAGGTTTGCAATAATGGTTTAAATTGCGTAATTGATTTGTATGTTAGTGGTAATTAG